Sequence from the Castanea sativa cultivar Marrone di Chiusa Pesio chromosome 12, ASM4071231v1 genome:
TATAGAAGGGGCAAATCAATATCACTAAGTTATAAAACTTAAACTTTTACGTATATCTTTGTTTGATCTCAAATTTGGAATTGATTCCTTTAGTATTTCAATATGTATATGTCAGATATATTATGGTCTAAATGGCCCAATTCAATTGTAGGCTCATATACTTGTACAACAAGTGTATTAACCTTAAGTTAATCTATGGTTAGCCTAAAGTTAGTCAAGTATTCTCTAATATACAAACTTTACATTAGATTCATTGTAACACATGTACTTAATATAATATGTAATCGTCAAAGACATTTTCATGGTGGACATAGACTGTTAGGTTGAACCACATAAATCTTTGTGTATGTAGTATGTACTCTTTCATGTTTTTGCTCATCATTCAATCATCACACATAATCACATAACAACTTtcaaatggtatcaaagccaggtAGAATAGATGAATTAACCACTGCCAATGTTGCTTATTGCAATGGACAGGCCAATAATTAACTctaataagaaaaatgattcatttttttaaatcctgATGAGTATAATGGAATCAGAAGCATGTCTCATTCCATTTCACAGAATGAATTTTCCAGTATATTCGTTTCAGTTCACCAATTCTGTCACTTGGGTATGGTTCAAAAGCAggtaattaaaaagaaagaagattcaAGAACTAATGGAACATAATATAGAGATTCATTATTTGTGGCCATGCATGGGGGCCAGTATTCCACTAATCATAAAAGGTGCGAGGGATTGACACGTAATTTTGAGATTCCTTAGCCAAGGAAGCAAACAAATTTTCCTCTCTTGTTACCTCTTTTTCAACTTGGAAATTGGAATCTCCCCCCATCACGCCAATTCTATCTCTCAGtctctttaattttcttctGCCATGATCAACATATAAAGAAGCAAAGGTGAAACAATATGTCCCATCCTTCCACTCTCAAAATCCCACttagaaataaatatataaaaagtaaaaaccctCCTTTTCTCTAATTGCCCATCCCACATGCGaagcaaaaaaatcaaagtcaGACTGATAGAAAAGGAAGATAAAGATGACATTTTTACATTACAAAGCAAGCTTTTCATTCTTTCAATCTTCTTTATAATCATAATTGATATCTATACAACGTTTAATTACAACCATCAAATACGTTATGACTTATGATAGTGCTATAGTGATAATAGTATActctttttttgatagtttaatACCTACCACTCTCACTGACAGATATCAATATAGCATTCCCAAATGCATAAAacaaagataattaaaaaaaaaaatccaaaaaccaaaaatgtaAACAACTCACTAGAGGGTAATAATTATTCATGTTAGTGAATTTCATATAGTAGTAGAACACAGAGCCCCTTGCTTTGAAGTCAGTGGACCTGTCGGTATAGCTGGTCCAAAAGCCATAATTGCAACACAATTGACATTAAAACGGTACTTCCCAGAAACCCAAGTTCCAACTTTCCAGCGAAGCTTGCCAATCACTTTGAGGTTCAGAACTAGTCTGCCTGCTGTTTGATCACGTCCAACTTCATAACCAAAAGATTGAGCCACAGGCAAGCCTGTTCCAACCAAAGAAGCTGATAAGAGATTACTATCTTCATGGTCTTGGTAGAATGGTGGAAGAGAGGTATAGGTTGTTATCTGTTGTCCTTTGTAAGCGGCATAAACTTGTAGCTCATCATAGTAAATGCctacttttttatttgggttctttgcaaagagagagagttggatAGAGGAGTTGAGAAGGTGAGAGCCTGATGAGAGGTTTAGCTGGTAGACGTTGGTTTCTTTGAGGGAAAAGTCAGGCTTTGAGGGGCGTAAGATGAGCCAAATGAGTAAAATGAATGAGAGAAAGGGGAAGACAAACGCAGATAAGAAGTAGAAGAGCTTCTTGTAGCGAAATTTGCCTAAGTTCAGTTCTTTCTTTGCGCAGTGTTTGGGAGACTCTACGAAGTATTGAGACATTTGCAGTAAGGagcacgagagagagagagagagagagagagagagagagataggggAGTTTGACAAGGCTAAGGAAAAGAGGTGTTGCGTTTATATACAAAGTAGGATAATCAGTAAAGCAACACATTTAttcatacacaatttttttttttttttttgattaccGAATATTCATACACAGTTTCACCACTAGTCAAAAGAAAAGGCAAGCTATGATTGTGGTTGCAGAAAATTTAAGTCGCCGACTTGTGAAAAGTATGTTAGATTAGTTCGTAAACAAAAAGTATATATGGCCACAACTTTTGTGCCATAATTTTGATGTAATCAATTTtgaatagttaaaaaaaagttatagttCAAATAAAAGTGATTGTTTACTAAAGTGCTTATGGTCAATAACACAAACTGTAACAAATGGTGTGATCTTAAAAGAAGTGATTAGCAAAATTTCAACCATATGGTGAGAAAATAAGTGAAAAGTGTATCTCTATAACATATCTTTGGGTATGGCAAAGAGCAACAATAATTTTGCTCTATCAGCTTTTGACTAGCAGCTACTCCTTGGGGTGGTGGAAGGTGGCTAGCTGTATAAGATATTTCCTTAGACTTTCTGGAGTACACTCTTAAACTTATGGCCCAAAAGATATAGGTAAAGTAAAATTATAGATTAATCATGCACCCAAGCCATGTGTTTATATATTAATCATGCACCCGAGCCAAGTGTTAAAACTTAGGGCAGTAAAGTACATTCATAGACTAATCATGCATCTGAGCCATGTTTTCAATAGATTGCCTTTGGCCCGTGATAATGCTTCCCTGGCCTTTCTTCTGGGGTTCAGACAAATGAACTACAGTAGGGGCACTAGTGCATTATACAATGAAAGATTGAGGAGGAAGCTTGGGTGGgacaagccaaggccttttcCAAAAAGCAAAAGCAAGTGCAATTGCCATGCACATacattttcatgattttgttaACAAAGGTTCATACTGTTGAATCGTTATAGGACAGTAAAAGACACGAcacaaatttcaatttgaaacaCTTTGATAGCTTTCCTaagctttttttattctttgggtTACTTTTCATTTTCACTTATATGGCAGATTATGAGATGCGTTGGACTACTATGAAAAGCAAAAGATATACTGCTTGTGGTTGTGGCAACCTATCGTTTCTGCTTGCACTTTTGTACACATAAAGATGCAAAGCTTGTTTGATAGGAAACTCATGTAGTCATGTGCAAGCCtaagggttttctttttttttttctttttaaattttgatagttGAGGTTGAGAGGATTTAAACCCCAAATGTTTTCATTGAAAACACGATGTGTCAACTAATTGAATTACAACACTCTTGAAATATAcaaatttaagtttatttattcGTTTCTTGTGAAAAATAagtctttttttcccccaaaaaaaaaaatttggtatagttttagttttagtttaaagACATAGTGATAGTTATCCAAGTTATTAGAATCgtgttcatattttgaaatctaaaatgTTTTTACCCGCACATAGATACCCAAATAACTTTGTGGCTAAATTGGCCTCTTTTTTTAGGATATTGAAATGTCCTTATCTTTAGTCATTTTTGTCTATATATTGTGATAACCAGATCCAGATTGTAATTCAAATTGCACACAATAAAGTATTTTGTGAGCATACTAAACACATTGTTATCGATTTTCATATTATTTCTCACCATCTTCTTCATAGCTAAGATCCATTTCTGTAAATTAATCTTGTATCCACACCTAATTTGGGTTCCTATAAGCGATCATGAGTTTGAGAGGGCTATTAGCTAGACagctcttctctttttctttttttgttaaaaataacatTCAACAATTcttacattgcatgttaataaATTCATGCTCCTTATATGATTATAAAGAAGATTGAAAGAATGAAAAGCTTGCTTTGTATTGTAAAAATGtcatctttatcttctttttctccattttcaAACAGAGAGATTTGATCTTctaaactgtgtttcaagataaACAAATAGAATCGTTTCAGCTCATGtgccatctatatatatatatagtacttCCTGTGTTTCATAAGCTGTATCTCACACATTTTAAGCTAACTTTCTACCTCGGAATGATGGAGCCAAGGACAAGGAGCATCGTGAAAAAAGCATGGTATATGCACGGTTCTGCTGGAACCTCGAAAGTAGTACACATGGTAAAAACATGTGGGGACGATTATCATTCATTGGATCCCATCTCAAAGTTTCCTACCTAAATTTCCAACATCATATTGATTCATGAATATGCATGCACTAATAGTAATACTATCCATATCATATGCTATCTTTGAAATTATGCTTTTACAAGTTTCATTTATATACTTATTTCATATATGATACACTctatagaaatatatatatatatatatatatatatatatatataatgacgATGGATAGTAAAGGATACGGGGATATCTTTCTTTCCTCAGCTAGAATCAGAGGTGGGAATAAACTTTAGGAATAAATTTGAAACGATATAAAGTCTTTCAAAAGAGCCATAGGAGATAGGCTAGCCAATACCAATACAGCTAGCCTTTCGATGGTGCAGAATGCATTGGTCTAGGCCTAGCTGGTGGCATCTctattcccttttttttttttcttttcccacattgttttgtttttgataaactCTATCCAGATTAA
This genomic interval carries:
- the LOC142618796 gene encoding NDR1/HIN1-like protein 26, encoding MSQYFVESPKHCAKKELNLGKFRYKKLFYFLSAFVFPFLSFILLIWLILRPSKPDFSLKETNVYQLNLSSGSHLLNSSIQLSLFAKNPNKKVGIYYDELQVYAAYKGQQITTYTSLPPFYQDHEDSNLLSASLVGTGLPVAQSFGYEVGRDQTAGRLVLNLKVIGKLRWKVGTWVSGKYRFNVNCVAIMAFGPAIPTGPLTSKQGALCSTTI